In Anticarsia gemmatalis isolate Benzon Research Colony breed Stoneville strain chromosome 5, ilAntGemm2 primary, whole genome shotgun sequence, the following are encoded in one genomic region:
- the Nopp140 gene encoding nucleolar and coiled-body phosphoprotein 1 isoform X1 — protein sequence MGDSDIKTLAVSLVHQFLLSIDKPIAQKLLEKTKAKPRVKGLPTLLDIIQEHVKQNKPQKAAAQSSDDDSSEEETPAKKPVAQVNGKAPAAKKPQDDSDSDSSEDEKPKAAAKPKPAANAAKKQESSDDSDSSEDNATTQPKKQPVKPTNAAPKVVKKQESSDDDSSDEESAKKPVKKPQTPAAKPVPAKKTESSDDSDSSEDEKPKVQQKPQAKPVAAPKQAPKKADSSSDDDSSEDEKSKKPAAKTATPAKAPAKPAPAKKQESSSDDSDDSEDEKPKPAAKPATPAKAQPKPAAAKKQESSSDSDDSDDEKPAQKKPAPTPVKTPAKTTPAKKQESSSDDSDDSDDGKPPAKATPAKAQPTKPVAKATPAKKQESSSDDSSDEDSKPQNKVTKPQATPAKPKATPAKKQESSEDSDDSSDDEKPKAPQKALQKPQPTPAKLATKAAVKKDSSSDSDDSSEDEKPKTVQKTPAKAPAKAPVKKASSSDDSDDSDDEPTKPALKTPVSAAKLKPAAKKQESSDDDSSEEEAPKKPAQKSNPAKKAASSDDDDDSDDDAPPAKVAKKEVSEENGFQSGKKRKASDGDSGAPAKKPYSNFVKEGESQDGEEVEESEGNKSWNDRGGRGGFNRGRGFNDRGRGGFRGRGGFGDRGGRGGFNDRGGRGGRGGRGGFDRGGRGGFDRGGRGGDRRGRGGGRGDRHSWGGDRGGFNKGGFNDRKSFEGGDNSQNKKIVFD from the exons atgggGGACTCAGATATTAAAACGTTGGCCGTTTCATTGGTCCATCAATTCCTACTAAGTATTGACAAACCAATAGCACAGAAACTATTAGAGAAAACCAAAGCT AAACCTCGTGTCAAAGGCCTACCAACTCTTCTTGATATTATTCAAGAACATGTGAAACAGAACAAACCCCAGAAGGCAGCAGCACAAAG CTCTGACGATGATTCTAGTGAGGAAGAAACTCCAGCCAAAAAGCCAGTTGCACAAGTAAATGGCAAAGCTCCTGCTGCCAAGAAACCTCAAGATGATTCAGACTCTGATAGCTCAGAAGATGAGAAGCCAAAGGCagct GCTAAACCTAAACCTGCGGCAAATGCAGCTAAGAAACAAGAATCTTCAGATGATAGTGACAGTAGTGAAGACAATGCCACAACACAACCTAAAAAACAACCAGTGAAACCAACCAATGCAGCACCCAAGGTTGTAAAGAAACAAGAATCTTCTGATGATGACAGTAGCGATGAAGAGAGTGCCAAAAAGCCAGTGAAAAAACCACAGACACCAGCAGCTAAACCTGTCCCTGCTAAAAAGACTGAATCCTCGGATGACAGTGACAGTAGTGAAGATGAAAAGCCTAAAGTGCAACAGAAACCCCAAGCAAAACCTGTTGCCGCTCCTAAACAAGCACCGAAAAAAGCAGATTCATCATCAGATGATGACAGCAGCGAAGATGAAAAATCTAAGAAGCCCGCTGCCAAAACAGCCACACCAGCTAAAGCACCTGCCAAGCCTGCACCAGCTAAGAAACAAGAATCCTCATCAGATGACAGTGATGACAGTGAAGATGAAAAACCTAAGCCTGCTGCAAAGCCTGCTACACCAGCAAAAGCTCAACCTAAACCTGCTGCAGCCAAAAAGCAAGAGTCTTCATCTGATAGTGATGACAGTGATGATGAGAAGCCTGCACAAAAGAAACCTGCTCCAACACCAGTTAAAACACCAGCTAAAACTACACCAGCAAAGAAGCAAGAGTCATCATCTGATGACAGTGATGATAGTGATGATGGAAAACCACCAGCGAAGGCTACTCCAGCAAAGGCACAACCAACTAAACCTGTAGCTAAAGCAACACCTGCTAAAAAACAAGAATCTTCTTCTGATGATAGCAGTGATGAAGACTCAAAACCACAGAATAAAGTAACTAAACCTCAGGCCACACCAGCAAAGCCGAAGGCTACACCTGCCAAGAAACAGGAATCTTCAGAAGACAGTGATGATAGTAGTGATGATGAAAAACCAAAAGCACCACAAAAGGCACTACAAAAGCCACAGCCCACTCCAGCTAAGCTAGCAACTAAGGCTGCAGTTAAGAAAGATTCATCATCTGACAGTGATGACAGCAGTGAAGATGAAAAGCCAAAAACAGTGCAGAAAACACCAGCCAAAGCACCTGCAAAGGCTCCAGTTAAGAAAGCGTCATCATCAGATGATAGTGACGATAGTGATGATGAACCAACAAAACCTGCACTTAAGACACCTGTTAGTGCAGCTAAACTCAAACCTGCAGCTAAAAAACAAGAATCTTCTGATGATGACTCCAGTGAAGAAGAAGCTCCCAAGAAGCCTGCCCAAAAATCTAATCCAGCTAAGAAAGCTGCTTCAtcagatgatgatgatgacagtGATGATGATGCCCCACCTGCTAAAGTGGCTAAGAAGGAAGTTAGTGAG GAAAATGGATTCCAGTCTGGCAAGAAAAGGAAAGCATCTGATGGAGACTCAGGAGCTCCTGCCAAAAAACCATACAGCAATTTTGTTAAA GAGGGTGAAAGCCAAGACGGTGAAGAAGTTGAAGAATCAGAAGGCAACAAATCGTGGAACGATCGTGGTGGACGCGGCGGCTTCAACCGCGGCCGGGGATTCAATGACAGGGGTAGAGGCGGCTTTAGAGGCCGGGGTGGTTTCGGGGATAGAGGAGGACGAGGGGGCTTTAATGATAGGGGTGGACGCGGAGGCAGAGGTGGACGGGGAGGTTTCGACAGGGGAGGTCGGGGAGGTTTTGATCGAGGTGGCCGCGGCGGTGACCGTAGGGGTCGTGGTGGTGGCCGTGGTGACCGTCACTCTTGGGGAGGAGACAGAGGAGGTTTTAACAAGGGAGGGTTCAACGACAGAAAAAGTTTTGAAGGAGGAGACAATTCTCAAAAcaagaaaattgtatttgattaa
- the Nopp140 gene encoding nucleolar and coiled-body phosphoprotein 1 isoform X2, protein MGDSDIKTLAVSLVHQFLLSIDKPIAQKLLEKTKAKPRVKGLPTLLDIIQEHVKQNKPQKAAAQSSDDDSSEEETPAKKPVAQVNGKAPAAKKPQDDSDSDSSEDEKPKAAAKPKPAANAAKKQESSDDSDSSEDNATTQPKKQPVKPTNAAPKVVKKQESSDDDSSDEESAKKPVKKPQTPAAKPVPAKKTESSDDSDSSEDEKPKVQQKPQAKPVAAPKQAPKKADSSSDDDSSEDEKSKKPAAKTATPAKAPAKPAPAKKQESSSDDSDDSEDEKPKPAAKPATPAKAQPKPAAAKKQESSSDSDDSDDEKPAQKKPAPTPVKTPAKTTPAKKQESSSDDSDDSDDGKPPAKATPAKAQPTKPVAKATPAKKQESSSDDSSDEDSKPQNKVTKPQATPAKPKATPAKKQESSEDSDDSSDDEKPKAPQKALQKPQPTPAKLATKAAVKKDSSSDSDDSSEDEKPKTVQKTPAKAPAKAPVKKASSSDDSDDSDDEPTKPALKTPVSAAKLKPAAKKQESSDDDSSEEEAPKKPAQKSNPAKKAASSDDDDDSDDDAPPAKVAKKEVSEENGFQSGKKRKASDGDSGAPAKKPYSNFVKGTISVSTPKEKDVASNGKPAPFRRVASQTVEVDPRLKDNSFDAKSGARGSWGERANQDLKHTRGKSFKHEKTKKKRGSYRGGAIDTSVHSIKFED, encoded by the exons atgggGGACTCAGATATTAAAACGTTGGCCGTTTCATTGGTCCATCAATTCCTACTAAGTATTGACAAACCAATAGCACAGAAACTATTAGAGAAAACCAAAGCT AAACCTCGTGTCAAAGGCCTACCAACTCTTCTTGATATTATTCAAGAACATGTGAAACAGAACAAACCCCAGAAGGCAGCAGCACAAAG CTCTGACGATGATTCTAGTGAGGAAGAAACTCCAGCCAAAAAGCCAGTTGCACAAGTAAATGGCAAAGCTCCTGCTGCCAAGAAACCTCAAGATGATTCAGACTCTGATAGCTCAGAAGATGAGAAGCCAAAGGCagct GCTAAACCTAAACCTGCGGCAAATGCAGCTAAGAAACAAGAATCTTCAGATGATAGTGACAGTAGTGAAGACAATGCCACAACACAACCTAAAAAACAACCAGTGAAACCAACCAATGCAGCACCCAAGGTTGTAAAGAAACAAGAATCTTCTGATGATGACAGTAGCGATGAAGAGAGTGCCAAAAAGCCAGTGAAAAAACCACAGACACCAGCAGCTAAACCTGTCCCTGCTAAAAAGACTGAATCCTCGGATGACAGTGACAGTAGTGAAGATGAAAAGCCTAAAGTGCAACAGAAACCCCAAGCAAAACCTGTTGCCGCTCCTAAACAAGCACCGAAAAAAGCAGATTCATCATCAGATGATGACAGCAGCGAAGATGAAAAATCTAAGAAGCCCGCTGCCAAAACAGCCACACCAGCTAAAGCACCTGCCAAGCCTGCACCAGCTAAGAAACAAGAATCCTCATCAGATGACAGTGATGACAGTGAAGATGAAAAACCTAAGCCTGCTGCAAAGCCTGCTACACCAGCAAAAGCTCAACCTAAACCTGCTGCAGCCAAAAAGCAAGAGTCTTCATCTGATAGTGATGACAGTGATGATGAGAAGCCTGCACAAAAGAAACCTGCTCCAACACCAGTTAAAACACCAGCTAAAACTACACCAGCAAAGAAGCAAGAGTCATCATCTGATGACAGTGATGATAGTGATGATGGAAAACCACCAGCGAAGGCTACTCCAGCAAAGGCACAACCAACTAAACCTGTAGCTAAAGCAACACCTGCTAAAAAACAAGAATCTTCTTCTGATGATAGCAGTGATGAAGACTCAAAACCACAGAATAAAGTAACTAAACCTCAGGCCACACCAGCAAAGCCGAAGGCTACACCTGCCAAGAAACAGGAATCTTCAGAAGACAGTGATGATAGTAGTGATGATGAAAAACCAAAAGCACCACAAAAGGCACTACAAAAGCCACAGCCCACTCCAGCTAAGCTAGCAACTAAGGCTGCAGTTAAGAAAGATTCATCATCTGACAGTGATGACAGCAGTGAAGATGAAAAGCCAAAAACAGTGCAGAAAACACCAGCCAAAGCACCTGCAAAGGCTCCAGTTAAGAAAGCGTCATCATCAGATGATAGTGACGATAGTGATGATGAACCAACAAAACCTGCACTTAAGACACCTGTTAGTGCAGCTAAACTCAAACCTGCAGCTAAAAAACAAGAATCTTCTGATGATGACTCCAGTGAAGAAGAAGCTCCCAAGAAGCCTGCCCAAAAATCTAATCCAGCTAAGAAAGCTGCTTCAtcagatgatgatgatgacagtGATGATGATGCCCCACCTGCTAAAGTGGCTAAGAAGGAAGTTAGTGAG GAAAATGGATTCCAGTCTGGCAAGAAAAGGAAAGCATCTGATGGAGACTCAGGAGCTCCTGCCAAAAAACCATACAGCAATTTTGTTAAA GGTACAATATCTGTTTCGACGCCCAAAGAAAAAGATGTTGCATCCAATGGTAAGCCAGCTCCATTCCGTCGAGTGGCTTCACAGACTGTTGAAGTGGACCCTAGACTTAAGGATAACTCATTTGATGCTAAG agtgGTGCTCGTGGTTCATGGGGTGAGCGTGCTAATCAAGACTTAAAGCATACGCGTGGTAAGTCATTCAAGCATGAGAAGACGAAGAAAAAGCGTGGATCGTACCGAGGCGGTGCGATCGATACAAGTGTCCACTCCATCAAATTTGAAGATTAG